Below is a window of Triticum dicoccoides isolate Atlit2015 ecotype Zavitan unplaced genomic scaffold, WEW_v2.0 scaffold168868, whole genome shotgun sequence DNA.
TGGATAGTTGAGTAATTTCTTCTGCTTTCTGAATCGATGTTTCAGTTCTCATTATATCTTGCAGAAGATCTTATGCCTAAGGTTGTCCAGAGTCTTCCTCAAGAAATGGATTCTTCCAATAAAAGAAAATGGGACCATATCATTGTGAATCAGTTCCTTCGTGATATAAGGGAAGCTAAGAAACGCGGGAGCACAGAGAGGAGGCACAAAGAAGCTCAGGCTATCCTAGCTGCAACTGCACCTATTGCTGCACCCACCTCAAAAGATGTAAACATTCGGAAAGAGACAGAAAATGATGCTGTGCCTGTCAAACAAGAGGTTTATACTGTTCTTGTGCTTGTTTCACTGATCTTGTGCTATGGATATTCATATTTTTCTTTTCGTTGTTGCAGAGTATTACCAAAGTCCATGCTGGATCTTTAAGAATCAGCCAATTGACTTCGTTGCCACAAACAAAGGATCCATCATTTTCTAACAGTAAAGTCTCAGCTGATACTAATTTTGGCATTTTCGATCTGGCAAAATTTTCCAAGAAAAATGGTCTTCCATGTGATGTGTGCATGCGACGTGAGACTGTATTGAACCGAGTATTTCTCTGCTCAAGCTGCAAGGTGGATTTGCATCCCCCTTCTTGTACTTTTCTAATGTTGCAGTTCAATAAATCATTAACCCACACGTTTTGCAGGCTGCTGTCCACTTGGACTGTTACCAGAGTCGAACGAATCCCACCGGCCCCTGGAAGTGTGAACGTTGCCAAGAGATGCTATCAGATGCTGTCGTGTCGGATAGTCAATCAGACTGCAGTGGTTCAAAATCCTGGTTGGTGCAGTGCGGTTTGTGCCATGGTACATCAGGATCTCTTCGGAAGACTACAAACGGGCAATGGGTTCATGCTTTTTGTGCCGAGGTACTTCGTCTGACATCTTTATTTTTCATATTGTGGCCTTTGCTTAACTTATTGACATTGTTGACTTCGTCAAATTTCTGTAGTGGCTCCTGGAGAACTCATTCAAAAGGGGACAATGCAATCCAGTAGATGGAATGGTACTAACCTCTTTCCAGCATCACACATGCTCATAATTTTAATATTGAGAAATAAATACTTAAATAGGTCATCTTCCATAATTTTATTTCATTGTTTATATATTGATACCATCTGAAGACATCTATTATAAGTTCCTGCTAATTATCTTATTGTAATATTCTGACTATTTGGATCTATCTAAGGTGGGTCTTCTTAAGGGGAAAGACACATGCTCGATCTGCCAACACAATGTTGGCACATGCTTGAAGGTCTGAACTTGTAATTATTCGTTGGACCTAATCTCTAATGATAAGACAAACCaattcatttttgctatgtttttcCTCTTTCAACCATGCAGTGCAGCACCGTAGGCTGTCAAGTTACTTTCCACCCTGCATGTGCTAGAGATGCTGGTCTTTACATGAACACAAAAAAGTTTGGGAGCTTGTGGCAACACAAAGCATATTGTAGCAATCACAGTATTGAGCAAAAAAAGGTAAGTGTTGCTTTAAGATGTTTAGTTGGATATCTTTGATCTGCAACAGAAAACTGGTTTCCCTCAAAATCTGCCTTTTATGGATCTGCTAGTACAATAGAAATGTAGTACTATAACATTCTTCTATAGCAGTCTTATGTTAACAATACTcttattttcttattattcttctatAGCAGTCTTATGTTAACAATACTCTTGTTTTCTTATTTGTAAACTTTCACAGGTTGACTCTCAACAATATGGTCCCGCAGAAGTCAAGATCATGAAACAAATGAGGGTAAATGTGTCCATTGCATGCTTTATGTAGTTCTGCTTTGTAGGTATTAGCTGGAAACCTGAAAGTAGCACTATGTAAGAACCTTAGAATTTGAATTTATATGCTAATATCTGTGGTATGTGCCATGCGGGCAATTTTAATAGTTACTAACGAGCAGCTTTAGTTTACTGCTAAACTGTGTATCCCAAGCTGACCAGATTAATGTATGTGGCTATCAGATAACTAGTTGTCGTAGGGTTTACAAAAATAAGAACTAAGAGCGTGTTTGGTTAGTGGCCTGGCCGCTGCACGCCTGGCCCGGGCTCTGCCTGAAACCTGCCTGGTATTTGTTTGGATTGTATCCTGAAAAACAAGATGTCTGCCTGGCCTGGGACTCCTATCAATATGATTAGCCTGGCCCTAGACTAAAAAATAGAAGAAAGTAAAATATTACTGCCCAGGCAACATGATTAGCCTGGCCGAGGCGTACTTTTTCCTCCGACTGGCCATCTGCCTGGAAGCAACGACCAGCCATGAGCGGTACTGTTCATTGAGTAAAATATCTTTAAGCACTAAATGACAAAATGACCATCCAGGAAAGGAACCAAACACATGAGCCCTGGCAAACCTGGTCAGGCAGAAATAGCTCACCATCCCAGGCTCAATTCAGGCAGCCGTTTTTACCAGGCACGATGTCCAGGaaaggaaccaaacagcccctaaattGCTTTTGCCTTTAGCTTTTTGCAAGCTGTAGGTGCTTTTTAGGCTATTTATCTGGAAGTTGAGAAAAATATTTTTGGAAAGTATTATCTCTGGACCAGTTTGAAGCAATTATGCTGAAGAAATATGAACTCCTAATTTATTTGGATTTTGGTAATGTGTACTCAACGCTAGCTTGAAGCCAGTGTTTCTATTGCTGGTGGTGGCATCCGTGTTTTAAGTGTTATAAACAAGGTTGTTTCCATAGGTTAGTATTCGATGAAGCCTTAAACGCTCTCTGTCCTTAGGTTAGTATTCGAAACGCTCTGTCCTGAGTTGGCTTATCTTTAGTGTagatcattataagtggcactaatGACTCTGCATATATCACTAACACAAGGCTTGTGCAGTAAAAGAGCACCTTCTGCTTACGAACTCTTTAGGGTTAAACGTGCTTTATGCTAACGTAATATTACCTCTCACGTGGCAGGTTGAATTGGAAAGATTACGTCTTCTTTGCGAGAGGGTTGTTAAAAGAGAAAAGGAGAAGGTACTGTATCTTTGATATGCATTTACTTTTTGTGCCTTTTGGTTGCCCAGAA
It encodes the following:
- the LOC119344438 gene encoding uncharacterized protein LOC119344438 isoform X3; the protein is MFSLYLAEDLMPKVVQSLPQEMDSSNKRKWDHIIVNQFLRDIREAKKRGSTERRHKEAQAILAATAPIAAPTSKDVNIRKETENDAVPVKQESITKVHAGSLRISQLTSLPQTKDPSFSNSKVSADTNFGIFDLAKFSKKNGLPCDVCMRRETVLNRVFLCSSCKAAVHLDCYQSRTNPTGPWKCERCQEMLSDAVVSDSQSDCSGSKSWLVQCGLCHGTSGSLRKTTNGQWVHAFCAEWLLENSFKRGQCNPVDGMVGLLKGKDTCSICQHNVGTCLKCSTVGCQVTFHPACARDAGLYMNTKKFGSLWQHKAYCSNHSIEQKKVDSQQYGPAEVKIMKQMRVELERLRLLCERVVKREKEKKELLVCEHDILAVKRDYVAFSMRASCYTPAPGASSESATTSVNNNSYGGKRQRSDDITVRSDDVTVDSTIPRKHTIRFPVHSKDTDRNTADSSTSTISYKRKLDDVESLALKNLQERAATAMQKSEDGETKSTDNAMQKSEDGETKSTDNALQKSEDGETKSTDNALQKSEDGETKSADKKHEETAKKEPAITSDQAVSQKQHPPKRLVYTRRGSSKKKQRSQDVVVQGPVGG
- the LOC119344438 gene encoding uncharacterized protein LOC119344438 isoform X2, with product MLQNLCDHIPNQNKEAEHYHGELSYPPHDQNLGGSPTKLEQLTDIVAVDQASKADSLGILEHSPHDEIEGEIVYLQSRLLNDVAAVNQRYEDLMPKVVQSLPQEMDSSNKRKWDHIIVNQFLRDIREAKKRGSTERRHKEAQAILAATAPIAAPTSKDVNIRKETENDAVPVKQESITKVHAGSLRISQLTSLPQTKDPSFSNSKVSADTNFGIFDLAKFSKKNGLPCDVCMRRETVLNRVFLCSSCKAAVHLDCYQSRTNPTGPWKCERCQEMLSDAVVSDSQSDCSGSKSWLVQCGLCHGTSGSLRKTTNGQWVHAFCAEWLLENSFKRGQCNPVDGMVGLLKGKDTCSICQHNVGTCLKCSTVGCQVTFHPACARDAGLYMNTKKFGSLWQHKAYCSNHSIEQKKVDSQQYGPAEVKIMKQMRVELERLRLLCERVVKREKEKKELLVCEHDILAVKRDYVAFSMRASCYTPAPGASSESATTSVNNNSYGGKRQRSDDITVRSDDVTVDSTIPRKHTIRFPVHSKDTDRNTADSSTSTISYKRKLDDVESLALKNLQERAATAMQKSEDGETKSTDNAMQKSEDGETKSTDNALQKSEDGETKSTDNALQKSEDGETKSADKKHEETAKKEPAITSDQAVSQKQHPPKRLVYTRRGSSKKKQRSQDVVVQGPVGG
- the LOC119344438 gene encoding uncharacterized protein LOC119344438 isoform X1 — its product is MLQNLCDHIPNQNKEAEHYHVGELSYPPHDQNLGGSPTKLEQLTDIVAVDQASKADSLGILEHSPHDEIEGEIVYLQSRLLNDVAAVNQRYEDLMPKVVQSLPQEMDSSNKRKWDHIIVNQFLRDIREAKKRGSTERRHKEAQAILAATAPIAAPTSKDVNIRKETENDAVPVKQESITKVHAGSLRISQLTSLPQTKDPSFSNSKVSADTNFGIFDLAKFSKKNGLPCDVCMRRETVLNRVFLCSSCKAAVHLDCYQSRTNPTGPWKCERCQEMLSDAVVSDSQSDCSGSKSWLVQCGLCHGTSGSLRKTTNGQWVHAFCAEWLLENSFKRGQCNPVDGMVGLLKGKDTCSICQHNVGTCLKCSTVGCQVTFHPACARDAGLYMNTKKFGSLWQHKAYCSNHSIEQKKVDSQQYGPAEVKIMKQMRVELERLRLLCERVVKREKEKKELLVCEHDILAVKRDYVAFSMRASCYTPAPGASSESATTSVNNNSYGGKRQRSDDITVRSDDVTVDSTIPRKHTIRFPVHSKDTDRNTADSSTSTISYKRKLDDVESLALKNLQERAATAMQKSEDGETKSTDNAMQKSEDGETKSTDNALQKSEDGETKSTDNALQKSEDGETKSADKKHEETAKKEPAITSDQAVSQKQHPPKRLVYTRRGSSKKKQRSQDVVVQGPVGG